A stretch of Synechococcus sp. WH 8020 DNA encodes these proteins:
- the egtD gene encoding L-histidine N(alpha)-methyltransferase: MTTTSQQTDQTTDPTTELIDLHPPAADMHQLVRIGLNRCPRQLPAWFLYDEEGSRLFDRICQQPEYSLTRIEIALLESRAPEIAAAIGDGVIVEFGAGSAQKVGPLLDAVHPPAYVALDISAEHLRKATTALQQSHPGVPMLGICCDHSTLTALPEHPLLRDQRRIGFFPGSSLGNFEQHDAVRVLRHFKQLLNGGPLLLGLDQPKSKIRLEAAYNDAAGISADFARNLLHRLNADLGANFDPQCFAYQARWQADQQRVEMALISSCNQVVRIAGDRWTFECDEPLITEYSLKYSPEQAVALAQQAGWRWVRRWHDPDDDLSLHLLEAPD; the protein is encoded by the coding sequence ATGACCACAACCTCACAACAAACCGATCAAACAACTGATCCAACAACCGAACTGATCGACCTCCATCCGCCAGCAGCGGATATGCATCAGCTCGTCCGGATCGGTCTCAACCGATGCCCCCGCCAACTCCCGGCCTGGTTTCTCTATGACGAGGAGGGCTCTCGCCTCTTCGATCGCATCTGCCAACAACCCGAATACAGTCTCACCCGCATCGAAATTGCCCTGCTGGAGTCGCGTGCCCCCGAGATTGCAGCCGCGATTGGTGACGGCGTGATTGTTGAATTTGGAGCTGGAAGCGCCCAAAAAGTTGGCCCCCTTCTCGATGCGGTCCATCCCCCCGCTTACGTGGCCCTAGACATCAGTGCGGAGCACTTACGCAAAGCCACCACAGCACTGCAGCAAAGTCACCCAGGGGTGCCAATGCTGGGAATTTGCTGCGATCACAGCACGCTGACAGCATTGCCAGAGCACCCATTGCTGCGAGACCAACGACGCATCGGTTTCTTTCCTGGCAGCTCTCTCGGCAATTTTGAACAGCACGATGCCGTCCGCGTGCTCCGCCATTTCAAACAATTGCTGAATGGGGGTCCTCTCCTTCTTGGTCTGGACCAACCCAAAAGCAAGATCCGCCTGGAGGCGGCCTACAACGACGCCGCTGGCATCTCAGCAGACTTCGCACGCAACTTGCTGCATCGCCTCAATGCCGATTTGGGAGCGAATTTTGACCCGCAATGCTTTGCGTACCAAGCGCGTTGGCAAGCCGACCAACAGCGAGTGGAGATGGCCTTGATCAGCAGCTGCAACCAAGTTGTCAGGATCGCCGGTGACCGTTGGACCTTCGAATGCGATGAACCACTGATCACTGAATACAGCCTCAAATACAGCCCTGAGCAGGCTGTTGCGTTAGCGCAACAGGCCGGATGGCGCTGGGTTCGCCGCTGGCATGATCCAGATGACGATCTCTCCTTGCATCTCCTAGAGGCCCCAGACTGA
- a CDS encoding amidohydrolase: MTTTSPPLKQRLEAILPELIELRRHLHAHPELSGEEHQTAALISGELRQCGWRVREGVGRTGVMAELGPQIGPQLGLRVDMDALPVEERTGLPFASLRQGVMHACGHDLHSCIGLGVARLLAQETSLPVGMRLLFQPAEELAQGARWMRADGATDGLNALFGVHVFPTLPVGTIGVRSGSLTAAAGELEIEVIGEGGHGARPHQSLDAIWIAARVVTGLQEAISRRLDALNPVVVSFGKIEGGKAFNVIADRVTLLGTVRCLCADLHERLPAWIEETVQAICGSFGATARVRYRCIAPPVRNDPALTALLERSAVEQLGAAQVQRLEQPSLGAEDFAELLQDVPGTMFRLGVAGPDGCAALHNGHFNPEEGALGVGVQVLTAAMLAWTPTP, from the coding sequence ATGACCACCACCTCTCCCCCCCTCAAGCAGCGCCTTGAAGCGATCTTGCCCGAGTTGATCGAGCTGCGACGCCATCTTCATGCCCATCCGGAACTGAGTGGCGAAGAGCACCAAACCGCGGCCCTGATTTCTGGAGAGTTGCGTCAGTGCGGGTGGCGTGTTCGTGAAGGGGTGGGGCGCACCGGTGTGATGGCGGAGCTTGGGCCTCAAATCGGTCCGCAGTTGGGGTTGCGCGTGGATATGGACGCCTTACCCGTCGAGGAGCGCACGGGCTTGCCTTTTGCCTCCTTGCGGCAAGGGGTCATGCATGCCTGCGGTCATGACTTGCATAGTTGTATCGGCTTGGGGGTTGCACGCCTGTTGGCGCAGGAGACGTCCTTGCCAGTGGGGATGCGCCTTTTGTTTCAGCCTGCTGAGGAGCTTGCCCAAGGTGCCCGCTGGATGCGTGCTGATGGCGCCACCGATGGGCTCAACGCCTTGTTTGGAGTGCATGTGTTCCCAACATTGCCAGTGGGCACGATCGGTGTACGCAGCGGCAGTTTGACGGCTGCTGCTGGAGAACTGGAAATCGAAGTGATCGGTGAAGGCGGTCATGGAGCGAGGCCCCATCAATCTCTCGATGCGATTTGGATTGCAGCGCGAGTGGTCACAGGATTGCAGGAGGCAATCAGTCGTCGCTTGGATGCCTTGAATCCGGTGGTGGTGAGCTTTGGAAAAATCGAAGGCGGTAAAGCTTTCAATGTGATTGCAGACCGGGTGACCCTCCTGGGCACGGTTCGCTGTCTTTGCGCGGATCTCCATGAACGGTTACCAGCCTGGATTGAGGAGACGGTGCAAGCCATTTGTGGGAGCTTTGGTGCCACCGCCCGGGTTCGCTACCGCTGCATTGCACCCCCCGTCCGCAACGATCCCGCCCTCACTGCCTTGCTCGAGCGCAGTGCCGTTGAACAACTGGGGGCAGCGCAGGTGCAACGCTTAGAGCAGCCTTCGCTCGGCGCCGAGGATTTTGCCGAACTGTTGCAGGATGTCCCCGGCACCATGTTTCGATTGGGGGTGGCAGGACCCGATGGATGTGCAGCGCTCCATAACGGCCATTTCAACCCTGAGGAAGGGGCCCTAGGTGTGGGTGTGCAGGTCTTGACCGCTGCGATGTTGGCTTGGACTCCCACACCATGA
- a CDS encoding HEAT repeat domain-containing protein — MTSTPEQSAPNPEELRAAIASGDPVQAMPALAKLRALPTSDNDSVVIPLLILGSEQQAFLVRSLSCSGLGYRRNEQGWQVLSRLLQVDEDPNVRAEAANALASFGVERAWPLLRESFAKDGAWLVRCSILSAFAEQPEISPAWLLDLGRQAIADADGTVRVSGAEILARVVREQAGNPHGSEARALLQPLQQDADHRVVAAALNGLQS, encoded by the coding sequence ATGACCAGCACCCCTGAACAGAGCGCACCCAACCCTGAGGAGTTGCGCGCAGCGATCGCCTCCGGTGACCCAGTGCAAGCAATGCCAGCACTGGCCAAATTGCGAGCGCTGCCCACTTCAGACAACGACAGTGTTGTGATTCCACTGCTGATCTTGGGGAGTGAACAACAGGCGTTTTTAGTGCGCTCCCTGAGCTGCAGTGGCCTGGGCTACCGGCGCAATGAGCAGGGCTGGCAGGTGCTGAGTCGATTGCTGCAGGTTGATGAAGACCCCAATGTGCGCGCGGAAGCGGCGAATGCCTTGGCGAGCTTTGGGGTGGAGCGGGCCTGGCCTCTCTTGCGCGAGAGCTTCGCGAAGGATGGCGCTTGGCTGGTGCGTTGCAGCATTCTTTCCGCTTTCGCGGAGCAGCCCGAAATATCCCCGGCTTGGTTGCTGGACCTTGGCAGGCAAGCGATCGCAGATGCTGACGGCACCGTGCGGGTGAGTGGGGCGGAAATCTTGGCCCGGGTGGTGCGCGAGCAGGCCGGAAACCCCCATGGATCCGAAGCCAGGGCTCTGCTTCAGCCGTTGCAGCAGGATGCTGATCACCGCGTGGTGGCTGCTGCATTGAATGGCTTGCAGTCCTAA
- a CDS encoding hercynine metabolism small protein: MSRDEQRATVRLQRETLMEELEAVYRNAFDRLGALELGEGSVARLTQLLLRSREGAINPLEEEIEAPLITRAPDQIP, encoded by the coding sequence ATGAGTCGCGACGAGCAACGGGCCACAGTTCGCCTCCAACGTGAAACCCTGATGGAAGAGCTAGAAGCGGTGTATCGCAATGCCTTCGATCGCCTGGGTGCACTGGAGCTCGGGGAGGGATCAGTCGCTCGTCTCACCCAGCTGTTGCTCCGTTCACGGGAAGGTGCGATCAATCCGCTGGAAGAGGAAATCGAAGCTCCATTGATCACACGCGCACCGGATCAAATCCCATGA
- a CDS encoding tetratricopeptide repeat protein — protein sequence MSFDLKRWVSVLLVAFGVVVLLGADPAVAESLPKDQHRQLFEQALRFSRQGDPQQALEGWDRVLELAPDDAAAWSNRGNVRLVLGDTEGAIADQTQAIALAPEESDPHLNRGTAEEALQHWTAAEQDYNWILKRDPEDASALYNLGNVRGSEGDWESAETLYGRAAEARPGFAMARSSRALALYQLEAFDEAEREMRNLIRRYPMFADARAGLSALLWIRGSKGEAESNWAAASGLDPSYREADWLLQVRRWPPRPVADLQRFLALESP from the coding sequence ATGAGCTTTGATCTCAAGCGTTGGGTCTCCGTCTTGTTGGTTGCCTTCGGGGTTGTGGTGTTGCTTGGGGCTGATCCAGCTGTTGCGGAATCGCTTCCCAAGGATCAGCACCGTCAATTGTTTGAACAGGCCCTGCGCTTCAGCCGTCAGGGTGACCCTCAGCAGGCCCTCGAGGGATGGGATCGGGTGCTGGAGCTGGCTCCTGATGATGCGGCTGCCTGGAGCAACCGCGGCAATGTGCGTCTTGTCTTAGGTGACACCGAGGGGGCGATTGCCGATCAAACCCAGGCCATTGCGCTTGCTCCGGAAGAATCTGACCCCCACCTCAATCGAGGCACAGCTGAGGAAGCCTTGCAGCATTGGACGGCAGCCGAGCAGGATTACAACTGGATTTTGAAGAGGGATCCTGAAGATGCTTCGGCGCTCTACAACCTCGGCAATGTGCGCGGCTCTGAAGGCGATTGGGAATCCGCTGAAACCCTCTATGGGCGCGCGGCTGAGGCCCGTCCTGGCTTTGCGATGGCACGCTCTAGCCGCGCCTTGGCCCTCTACCAACTCGAGGCCTTTGACGAGGCTGAGAGGGAGATGCGCAACTTGATCCGTCGTTATCCGATGTTTGCTGATGCACGAGCTGGATTAAGTGCTTTGCTTTGGATCCGCGGTTCTAAGGGCGAGGCCGAAAGCAACTGGGCGGCGGCTTCTGGCTTGGATCCCAGTTATCGCGAAGCCGATTGGTTGCTGCAGGTACGTCGCTGGCCGCCACGCCCTGTTGCTGATTTACAGCGTTTTCTGGCTCTGGAGAGTCCATGA
- the smpB gene encoding SsrA-binding protein SmpB: MGKGGGKKSAAARAAANRLLADNRLARHQYEILETLETGIELLGTEVKSVRAGQANLRDGFCLIRRGELHLHNVHISPHTHASRYFNHDPLRVRRLLAHRREIDKLRGHLEQKGLALIPLNLHLQGSWIKVTIGLGKGRKLHDKRAAAKDKQVKKETRDAIARY, translated from the coding sequence ATGGGTAAGGGAGGCGGCAAGAAGAGTGCAGCAGCAAGAGCGGCGGCGAATCGCCTGCTGGCCGACAACCGGCTGGCTCGGCATCAGTACGAGATCCTTGAAACCCTAGAAACGGGAATCGAGCTTCTGGGGACCGAAGTGAAGTCGGTGCGGGCGGGGCAGGCCAATCTGCGGGATGGCTTCTGCCTGATCAGACGGGGAGAGCTGCATCTCCACAACGTTCACATCTCCCCGCACACCCACGCCAGCCGCTATTTCAATCACGACCCCCTCAGGGTGAGGCGCCTCCTTGCCCATCGCCGCGAAATCGACAAATTGCGGGGACACCTCGAACAAAAAGGGCTCGCCCTGATTCCACTCAACCTGCACCTGCAGGGGTCATGGATCAAGGTGACCATCGGCCTAGGCAAGGGGCGCAAGCTTCATGACAAGCGGGCCGCAGCCAAAGACAAACAGGTCAAGAAAGAAACACGGGATGCCATCGCCCGCTACTGA
- the egtB gene encoding ergothioneine biosynthesis protein EgtB → MDSGTLLSRLMDVRRTSEVLIEPLEAEDLCLQGMADASPPKWHLAHTTWFFETFVLIPHCPDYERADPRWNYLFNSYYDAVGPRQPRPQRGLLSRPPMAEVIAWRHKVNQALEHLLKRSGDSPWLELVELGLQHEQQHQELMLMDLLDAFSRQPLEPAYRTDWQEPAGSSNDGTAPVWLECAGGLVEIGQDIQHHNTHHSHRFHFDNEEPRHRVWLEPYALADRLVSNGEYKAFIEDGGYERPELWMSEGWALCSERQWKAPRYWRQQLDPPAWSWEFTLAGRCPIEAHRPVRHLSWFEADAYARWAGSRLPTEAEWETAALEQGQQLKQSHAELWQWTSSPYRPYPGFQAAQGAVGEYNGKFMTSQFVLRGSSQLTPKGHARDTYRNFFAPSSRWMAAGLRLAR, encoded by the coding sequence ATGGACTCCGGCACGCTGCTCAGCCGGCTGATGGACGTGCGCCGCACCAGCGAAGTGTTAATTGAGCCGCTTGAAGCCGAAGACCTCTGCCTCCAGGGCATGGCCGATGCGAGCCCTCCCAAATGGCATCTCGCCCATACCACCTGGTTTTTCGAAACCTTTGTGCTGATCCCGCACTGCCCTGATTACGAGCGGGCGGATCCACGCTGGAACTATCTGTTCAACTCCTATTACGACGCGGTTGGCCCTCGGCAACCCAGACCGCAACGGGGCTTACTCAGCAGGCCGCCGATGGCAGAGGTGATCGCATGGCGGCACAAGGTGAATCAGGCCCTGGAACACCTGCTCAAACGCAGCGGCGATTCCCCTTGGTTGGAACTCGTGGAACTAGGCCTTCAGCACGAGCAACAGCACCAGGAGTTGATGTTGATGGATCTTCTCGATGCCTTCAGCCGTCAACCCTTAGAGCCGGCCTACCGAACGGATTGGCAAGAGCCTGCAGGCTCTTCCAACGACGGCACAGCTCCCGTTTGGCTGGAGTGTGCGGGGGGCCTGGTGGAGATCGGCCAGGACATCCAACACCACAACACCCACCATTCCCATCGCTTCCATTTCGACAATGAAGAGCCACGTCATCGTGTTTGGCTCGAGCCCTATGCCCTGGCCGATCGCTTGGTGAGCAACGGCGAATACAAAGCTTTTATCGAGGACGGCGGATACGAGCGCCCCGAACTCTGGATGAGTGAAGGCTGGGCCCTCTGCTCAGAGCGACAGTGGAAGGCACCGCGCTACTGGCGCCAGCAGCTTGATCCGCCAGCCTGGTCCTGGGAGTTCACCCTGGCCGGACGCTGCCCGATAGAAGCCCATCGCCCAGTCCGCCATCTCAGCTGGTTTGAAGCGGATGCCTATGCACGCTGGGCTGGATCTCGCCTCCCAACGGAAGCCGAGTGGGAGACGGCCGCACTGGAGCAAGGGCAGCAGCTCAAGCAAAGCCATGCTGAGCTTTGGCAATGGACCTCAAGCCCTTACAGGCCCTATCCAGGGTTTCAAGCGGCCCAAGGAGCCGTTGGCGAGTACAACGGCAAGTTCATGACCTCCCAATTTGTGTTGCGGGGCAGCAGTCAGCTCACCCCGAAGGGCCATGCCCGTGACACCTACCGCAACTTTTTTGCTCCCTCTAGCCGCTGGATGGCGGCTGGCCTGCGCTTGGCCCGATGA
- a CDS encoding DUF3188 domain-containing protein, translating to MSRQSRTRIHIVLSLAAPLMVLLGVSAMLQREGPDRWQALPAILVGSGLVIHAVVGRRHRRHQLLIALRTTRSQED from the coding sequence ATGAGCCGTCAATCCAGGACAAGGATCCACATCGTGTTGTCGTTGGCAGCACCCTTGATGGTGCTGCTCGGGGTGTCGGCGATGCTGCAGCGAGAGGGGCCCGACCGTTGGCAAGCACTTCCTGCCATCCTTGTGGGATCTGGTTTGGTGATCCATGCAGTGGTGGGCCGTCGTCATCGCCGCCATCAGTTGTTGATCGCCTTGCGCACCACCCGTTCTCAGGAAGATTGA
- a CDS encoding hercynine metabolism protein yields the protein MSPTWLDNLERGLEERLEQFLRSNPAQDQLLREQHLQDRQRDLHNRRGQQQLQARELRRQLLTLAEQVQAWTTRSEKARRAGALELAQRADQHVAALMQQGRELWEEFEALGLQFAELEAQLNSLKTQEKQSTSRLSLDEDWALFEAQQELEELRRNQGLN from the coding sequence ATGAGTCCCACCTGGCTGGACAACCTCGAACGCGGATTGGAGGAACGGCTTGAACAGTTTTTGCGCAGCAATCCAGCTCAGGATCAACTTCTGCGCGAACAGCATCTCCAGGACCGCCAAAGGGATCTACACAACCGTCGCGGGCAACAGCAACTCCAAGCGAGGGAATTACGCCGCCAGCTGCTCACCCTCGCCGAACAGGTCCAAGCCTGGACAACGCGTAGCGAGAAAGCACGAAGGGCTGGTGCCCTTGAACTCGCACAACGGGCGGATCAGCACGTTGCTGCTCTGATGCAGCAAGGTCGCGAGCTCTGGGAGGAGTTCGAGGCACTTGGGCTTCAGTTCGCCGAACTCGAAGCGCAGCTCAACAGCCTTAAAACCCAGGAAAAACAGTCCACATCCAGGCTCAGCCTTGATGAGGATTGGGCCTTATTTGAAGCACAGCAAGAGCTTGAAGAACTGAGGCGCAATCAAGGCCTCAACTAA
- a CDS encoding serine/threonine protein kinase: MIGTLLSARYRLDQCLTSDASAPQGRLWRGTDVLASDASVALRQLQDSNAKERFRQLWPAMQSVLHPLIPRFGGLLEELDSLWLVREWQEGSSFGLIQQQRRERQLVFGGGEVLLLLRQLLPVLGVLHGKGLVHGDINPSNLLRRDQDGLPVLLDFGLLQNLGTAPLLGATASYSPRGQGRGEMAAPWMDLHALGVTALTLLDGRAPEALLPPDASEWQCPPALELHEGFRDVLERMLSELPGRRFEQASEVLQALKAVPMPESTGPMPSSARTVVLAPVVAASAELPAVEPPAVRPSSPEPRRRQRSDERQVAAEGRLWPVVIALLLSAVVGTAIGWFLLSRGNAPAGVPSTDRDVVGRSPTASLPPAEVDQRQQLLSRLRALQVDRSWFLQLVDASLLARFPERSGRLPSDSLEDAPLRKVWNELANEWLARVEQLPPGLRRRLGTLDSKDWQTQRQALVAQGVNDRVVEQLVSVAANTLLPGVASGTKPPEPFRQLWYAAALRSLEEVKIETVKAGTEMATVLSSRVPADSARLISIQVPANRRLVLGINGTPLMQMTVYAADGSVAAERGPLRVVTLAADVGTPVQVLVTNEGVASGLLTLSSRADLQNPTPLPKAVSKPLPRVDLNPIADPATGVQGPVEALPEPPGPKPAGVKDDVSQEQALQEPSAQPEGDRVPEAASSAGLRSQ; the protein is encoded by the coding sequence GTGATCGGCACGCTGCTGTCTGCGCGCTACCGCTTGGATCAATGTCTGACGTCCGACGCGTCTGCACCCCAGGGACGCCTTTGGCGTGGAACCGACGTGTTGGCCTCCGATGCGTCAGTGGCATTACGGCAGCTTCAGGATTCCAATGCAAAAGAGCGGTTTCGCCAGCTTTGGCCGGCGATGCAATCGGTTCTCCACCCGCTGATTCCACGCTTCGGAGGACTCCTGGAGGAATTGGATTCGCTCTGGCTGGTCAGGGAGTGGCAGGAAGGATCCAGCTTTGGGTTGATTCAGCAGCAGCGGCGTGAGCGTCAGCTGGTCTTCGGTGGCGGCGAAGTGTTGCTGTTGTTGCGTCAGCTCCTTCCCGTTTTGGGTGTTCTCCATGGCAAGGGACTGGTCCATGGAGACATCAATCCGAGCAATCTTCTGCGCCGTGATCAGGATGGGCTGCCGGTTTTGTTGGATTTTGGCCTGCTGCAAAACCTGGGAACCGCTCCGCTGTTAGGAGCCACGGCCAGCTATTCGCCAAGGGGGCAAGGCCGCGGCGAAATGGCTGCGCCATGGATGGATTTGCATGCTCTCGGCGTGACCGCACTGACCTTGCTGGACGGACGGGCGCCGGAGGCTTTGCTGCCCCCGGATGCCAGTGAATGGCAATGTCCCCCAGCCCTCGAGCTCCATGAAGGCTTCCGCGACGTCTTGGAACGGATGTTGAGCGAGCTGCCAGGTCGCCGTTTTGAGCAGGCTTCGGAGGTTCTGCAGGCCTTGAAAGCGGTGCCTATGCCTGAATCGACGGGGCCCATGCCCAGTTCCGCTCGAACGGTTGTGCTGGCGCCTGTGGTAGCGGCCTCTGCTGAGCTTCCTGCCGTGGAACCGCCGGCTGTTCGTCCCTCTTCCCCTGAGCCACGCCGACGTCAGCGCTCCGACGAGCGCCAAGTGGCCGCGGAAGGACGGTTATGGCCCGTAGTGATTGCCCTCTTGTTGTCAGCCGTGGTGGGGACTGCCATCGGTTGGTTTCTGCTCAGCCGTGGCAACGCTCCAGCTGGTGTGCCCTCCACTGATCGAGATGTGGTGGGCCGCTCGCCAACGGCCAGCCTTCCGCCAGCAGAGGTGGATCAGCGTCAACAACTTCTGAGTCGGCTTAGGGCTCTGCAGGTGGACCGCAGCTGGTTCTTGCAGCTTGTGGATGCCAGCTTGTTAGCCCGATTCCCGGAGCGAAGCGGTCGCTTGCCCAGTGATTCCCTCGAGGATGCGCCTCTACGCAAGGTTTGGAACGAGTTGGCCAACGAGTGGTTGGCAAGGGTGGAACAGTTGCCTCCAGGCTTGCGTCGTCGACTGGGGACACTCGATTCAAAGGATTGGCAGACTCAGCGTCAGGCCTTGGTCGCCCAAGGGGTCAATGACAGGGTGGTGGAACAGCTGGTCTCCGTGGCCGCCAACACCCTGTTGCCGGGTGTGGCCTCTGGAACCAAGCCACCAGAACCGTTCCGGCAGCTTTGGTACGCCGCCGCCTTGCGCAGTCTGGAAGAGGTCAAGATTGAAACTGTGAAGGCTGGGACTGAGATGGCCACCGTCCTGTCCAGTCGGGTACCAGCCGATAGCGCCCGCCTGATTTCCATTCAGGTGCCGGCCAACCGTCGGCTGGTGCTCGGTATTAACGGAACGCCGTTGATGCAGATGACCGTTTATGCCGCTGACGGCTCTGTGGCAGCCGAACGGGGACCTTTGAGAGTGGTCACCCTGGCGGCTGATGTGGGCACGCCTGTGCAGGTGCTCGTGACGAATGAAGGCGTCGCCTCCGGTCTGCTGACCTTGTCCTCTCGAGCTGACCTCCAGAATCCGACCCCTTTGCCGAAAGCAGTGTCGAAACCATTGCCAAGGGTGGATCTCAATCCGATTGCCGATCCGGCGACAGGGGTGCAGGGGCCTGTCGAGGCGTTGCCGGAGCCCCCTGGCCCGAAGCCAGCAGGAGTGAAGGATGACGTCTCCCAAGAGCAAGCCCTCCAAGAGCCATCCGCTCAACCGGAGGGCGATCGAGTCCCAGAAGCAGCATCCTCCGCTGGGCTGCGCAGTCAGTAG
- the ruvB gene encoding Holliday junction branch migration DNA helicase RuvB: protein MAIVSSNAEPSKGAPRPKPSRVVDATRQLDDSAELSATKEDGLRPRRLDDYIGQRELKQVLGIAIQAAMGRGEALDHVLLYGPPGLGKTTMAMVLAEELGVTCRITSAPALERPRDIVGLLVNLQPKEVLFIDEIHRLTRVAEELLYPAMEDRRLDLTVGKGSTARTRALELPPFTLVGATTRAGALSSPLRDRFGLIQRLEFYGHEDLQAIVMRAAGLLTLQLSPEACAEIARRCRGTPRIANRLLRRVRDVACVREVSGCIDVQLVDEALTLHRVDGKGLDASDRRLLELLLQSHGGGPVGLDTLAAALGEDPTTLEAVVEPYLLQLGFLQRTPRGRVVTAAGRVHLGWPADEGDAA, encoded by the coding sequence ATGGCGATTGTTTCTTCCAACGCTGAACCCTCCAAGGGCGCTCCCCGACCGAAGCCGTCGCGGGTGGTGGATGCAACGCGTCAACTGGATGATTCGGCAGAGCTCAGTGCGACGAAGGAAGATGGCCTCAGGCCTCGTCGTCTCGACGATTACATCGGTCAGCGCGAACTCAAGCAAGTGCTGGGGATTGCCATCCAAGCGGCGATGGGTCGGGGTGAGGCCCTCGACCACGTTTTGTTGTATGGCCCTCCAGGGTTGGGTAAAACCACCATGGCGATGGTGTTGGCTGAAGAGCTGGGGGTGACCTGCAGGATCACCAGCGCTCCGGCCCTTGAGCGCCCTCGCGACATTGTTGGCCTGCTTGTGAACCTGCAGCCAAAAGAGGTGCTCTTTATTGATGAGATTCATCGGCTCACCCGCGTTGCTGAGGAGCTCCTCTATCCGGCGATGGAAGACCGCCGCCTTGATCTCACCGTTGGTAAAGGAAGTACGGCGCGAACAAGAGCCCTGGAGTTGCCGCCCTTCACGCTGGTGGGCGCCACCACAAGGGCTGGTGCGTTGAGCTCTCCCCTGCGGGATCGCTTTGGACTGATTCAGCGCCTGGAATTTTATGGGCACGAGGATCTACAAGCGATCGTGATGCGGGCTGCTGGTCTGTTGACCCTGCAGCTTTCGCCTGAGGCTTGCGCAGAGATTGCCCGACGGTGTCGTGGCACTCCCCGGATCGCTAACCGACTTTTGCGCCGGGTGCGGGATGTGGCCTGTGTGCGTGAGGTGTCGGGCTGCATCGACGTGCAGTTGGTGGATGAAGCACTCACGCTGCATCGTGTGGATGGGAAGGGCCTTGATGCCAGTGACCGGCGCCTTCTGGAGCTGTTGCTTCAGTCCCATGGAGGCGGCCCCGTAGGTCTCGATACTTTGGCCGCGGCGCTTGGTGAGGACCCCACCACCCTGGAAGCTGTGGTGGAGCCCTATTTGCTGCAGCTGGGCTTTCTTCAGCGCACCCCCCGTGGTCGCGTGGTGACCGCCGCTGGTCGAGTCCATCTCGGTTGGCCAGCGGATGAGGGGGATGCGGCATGA